From the genome of Pelosinus fermentans DSM 17108:
GGAAATCTTGTATTTCGGAGAGTCCATTAAAAACTTAAAATTAGAAGAGTATCGACGTAAAATTGGGTATGTCATTCAGCAGGTTGGTTTATTTCCTCATATGACAGTTGAAGAAAATATTGGAACCATCCCTCAAATTTTAAGATGGGATACAGATGCAATTGCCAAGCGGGTGGATGCGCTTTTAGAGCTGGTATGCCTATCACCCCGGGAATTTAAAAAGCGGTATCCAAGACAATTATCGGGAGGGCAGCAGCAGCGAGTCGGCTTGGCCAGGGCTATGGCAGCTGATCCGGACATTATGTTAATGGATGAACCTTTTGGTGCGATTGATGCCATCACGCGGCAGAACTTACAGGAGGAGCTGATTCGCATTCAAAGGAAGCTGAACAAAACCATATTGTTTGTGACCCATGATGTTAGTGAAGCATTTAAGCTGGGTGATAAAGTGGTGATCATGCATGAGGGGGAAATTCAGCAATTTGATACACCTTATGGGATTATTTCAAAGCCGGCTAATGAATATGTTG
Proteins encoded in this window:
- a CDS encoding ABC transporter ATP-binding protein; this translates as MARTAIEFRNVSKQYANTSQYAVAGVNMRISEGSFITILGTSGSGKTTLLKMVNRIYEATSGEILYFGESIKNLKLEEYRRKIGYVIQQVGLFPHMTVEENIGTIPQILRWDTDAIAKRVDALLELVCLSPREFKKRYPRQLSGGQQQRVGLARAMAADPDIMLMDEPFGAIDAITRQNLQEELIRIQRKLNKTILFVTHDVSEAFKLGDKVVIMHEGEIQQFDTPYGIISKPANEYVARLIATQDIVQRLKVLKAQSVMLPVDAQVSDRAFRVGTEESLHNILTYFLEHDQNHVLVEDGGRGVVGKITWEQLKVSTRQGKILSA